The region TCCATTCTTACACTCTTCATGTATTTAACGGGACTTTGTCTCTTGCTTGTGCTTGTTTGTGTCGCCATTTTTCCACATCCTTAGTAGTATTGGCAAATTTTCAAGACTACTTTGTTTCTTTATGAACAGTATGTGTCTTGCAAAATCTGCAGTATTTCTTCAATTCAAGCCTATCAGGATTATTTTTCTTGTTCTTCATAGTGTCGTAATTCCTCTGCTTGCATTCTGTGCAGGCAAGTGTTACTTTAACCCTCAACCTTAACACCTCCCGAATTCTACTGTT is a window of Peptostreptococcaceae bacterium DNA encoding:
- the rpmG gene encoding 50S ribosomal protein L33: MRVKVTLACTECKQRNYDTMKNKKNNPDRLELKKYCRFCKTHTVHKETK